The Setaria viridis chromosome 2, Setaria_viridis_v4.0, whole genome shotgun sequence DNA window CGGGATGAGGTGGAGGAACGCGAcgacggtggccggcggcggcaggaaggCGCTGCGGTTGCGGCTGATGCGGCTGGTGCTCCTGCTCCCCGCGCGGCGGCTGGCCGCGCTGGTGGCGGAGCTCGTGCggcgcctggcggcggcggtggcggcgaacgCGGCGGCGGACTGCCCCGCCATCGTCTTCTCCTCGCAGTGGGGGCTCCCCGTGCTGTCGCACTCCGCGAGCACCACCAGGAGCTCCAGGCTGCGGGCGTTCTACCTCGAGAGGAGCCTATCCGCCGGCTCCGGCACCGGCTCGCCGTGCTGACGATCAAGAACACAAGCGCCGGTCGCTCCGATCCGACGCCGACCAGGCCTGCATGGTTGGTCGCAAGCTGCAGTGGAGAGCCTCGTACCAACCACCTCGCTCCCCATTGTAGTAATCTGCAAAGGTTTAGTGGCAGTACGCCATGCACATGGCTAGCAAGCTTGCAAGACTGTACTGTACTCTCCAAGTACTTTGGATACGTTAAACTAAGCCAACTTGAGATTCAGTTCAGGACTCTGCAAGACTGTCTTGTACGTTATGGCTCCTAATTTCTTTGACATGAGCAGTTGAGCATCGTTTAGTAACTGTGATGGTAAAATTCAATGCATCAACGTACATGATCTGACATTGTTGATGGTTTCACAGTTTACACACGCACCAACAGTTAACATGCTATTGTTGTTTCAATAATAGACAGCAACGAAACCACTAGCCAATTTCAAGTTCTCAGTTGGGAGCCGGTTGGCACACAATCAACATGCTTGACTGGTGAGTGATAACAGGAGGCAGAATCCGTTAAGGGCTAAGACCATTACACGACACGCATGCCTGAAGCAGCAGCAATCAAACGTCTGAAGAGCAACGACTTAACAGCATCAGCACATTACAGAAGTAGCACTTATATATACAGAGTTGCATAATGCAGCAGCAGGCCATCCCATAAGCGTGTGCTGCTAACGTTTCTGTTGCACCAATCTAGTGTGGTGTATGTACATGATTGGAACCTTAAACTAACCAGACCATAGAGGTGTAATGTATTTGCTATTATACAACATCAATTGGTACAGAACGTGCAGTTGAGCAACCTTGAAGGTTATCTCTGAACTCAGTTGAGACAGCAGGGACACCAACAGGTTCGACGCAGATGCCTTCTGAACGTTCCATGTTATCCAGGGTTCTTCTTGCATATATTGTAAATCCAATCGCAAAGACAACGGCGACAATAACAGATACGACGTTGTACACTATCTCAACTGTTGTCATTCGATGCTTGTGATAGTTCAGCTCTGCTAATGTGCGTATCAGCCGCCCACTGCACAAAAGTAGCGCAAAAATATATGATGATATGATAGTTTGGACTTTTGGATTACTTACAAGAGCAGATGCTAAGTAATAAATGACTTTGACTCTGAATGAATGGTACAGTCCATGCGATTACTTACAAGAGCAGTTACTAGACTAGTATCCTGATTGCAATAAAATTTATTTCATGTCACTAACTAAAGCCATGAGGTGTTGATGTGACTCTAACCTGTAGATGTTGATGAACACATCAGGAATCATCCCGACAAGTGAGCCACATATGTAAGGGTTGAACTTCATCTCAGTGACAGTTACAGCATAGTTAAGCAGTGCATATGGGAATGGTGAAATTCTTAGCAATGCAACCACACGGAATTGTTTGAACCAACTCCCTTCACCAGCCAGTTTAATCAGAGCAATCTGCCGTGGCCATTTCTTTTCTAACCAAAGCTGCATGTTGACAAACAAACAAGAGCAGAAGGGTAGCAAATTATAATACACTAAGGAAATTAAACCCAACCATCGCTCATAATCAAACAGAGCTTAGAAACATTACATTTAGGCGGTGACGAAACAATAAGCCGATCCAATAAGGTATCGACATGCCGATGGTGATCCCAGCCATGATGATTAAGAAACCGAAGCCGTAGCCGAAAATAATTCCTGTTAGCCACATTGCTGGACCAGAAGGTAGGAACACCACTGGGAAGAGTGCTAGAGAAGCAATTATCACGACCGCTAACATTGGCCTTCGAAAAGATTTTGCTTCCCATTGAATAATCGGCATGATCACCTACAATATCAGGCGTACAGAAAATGGAACACGAAGCATTACCATCACAATGATGTGGAAAACGTATGGGGGCATCTATACTGCATCAAATTGGAGATTCTTAAGAAGTATATGACTCGTGTGATTAACCATCATCTGATTGATAAATCATATGTGAAGCTTGCCTGGATTTTGGGGATTATTGGGCACAATCTCTTCGGATTGAAAGAGAAGATGGAACAATTTCTCTGCCAATCCGAAGGGATTGACCGATTGCGAGCAATTCCTGCACTAATAAGTCCTCTAATGGTAGATCAGACAAGGAGCATCACCTTCTCGGAGAGAAAGGGGAGGCCCCATTTGAGGAACGCGTAGCCCAGCAGCACCAGAAGCAGCAATCCAACCACCAGCCTCACCCATGGGATGGACGACCTCGACCCCGGCCAAGGCCGCGCCTGCACAGGTACGGGCGCAGGCACATACGCTGCGTTCACacccgccggcggtggcggcgccggcatcGCCACGACCAGCCGCGCGTGCTCGTCTCCCTCGGCGCTCCGCCCGGGCCCTTCACCTCCGGCTCCCCCGCGGCTCGGCGCCTCCGGACGGCCAGGCACGCCCCGCGAACCCGTCGCCCCCGAGCTGAACCAATAACCACATACACGCATAATGCTTCAATCAGACGATCGCCACGCAGGCACAActgtagaagaagaagaggggggGATAGCGGAGGCCCCACGCGTACTGACGTGCTTGCCTGCTCATCGCGCTCGCCcgccggggacgccgccgcggtTGCTTCGGCGCCGGGAGCAGCTGGTGGGACTCCCGTCATGGCGAGGgaaaggagggagagagagcgaCCGGGAAAGGAAGAGATCAAGTTGGAGTGGAACAAGGTCGGCCTCAACCTCCCCGCAACCGCGACGATTGCGGCAgatggaagggaagggaagggaagagaTGGGCCGAGTTTAGCCCACAAGACCCTCAAGTAGACCGGGCTGGCCCATGAGTACCTGGGCCTTCGGAGGGCCTTTGAGAGTACACTTTTGCCGTTTGcgtctctctctccttcctcagCTCTTCTGTCCCGAAAAGGAAAATggaggagagaagatagaaGCCGACGAGGCGACGTGCTGTGACGGGTCAGCTCAGCTCAGTGGCGCagaagcagcagcggcggcggcggcagagggggAGGCAGTGGCACGGAGCCGACGCGTGGGCGATTGCATGTCGCACACTCCTCCTGCCTGCAGGGGTGCAGAGGGAGGGCAGGCGGGCACTGTGGCTGGTTGTCTCTGCGCTAGCTTGCGCGAGTGGGTGCTGCAGCATCCGTGCAGTGCATCACACTGTGCTGCCTGCCCCGCGCAGCGTCCATGTGCGTAGGCACAGCCAGGGAGGCAGGCAGCAGCTACCCCCCAGGCCACTGGGAGGAGGGCAAAAAAATTTCTGTGGACACGATGGTTCATCGAGATTCAATGCATTGCCTTGCCATTGCATGCTGTGAAAAAACAGTGCAGCAGCTAGACTTTCTTATTTCCCTCTCATTTTTCAGTCAATTCCGACGGAAAAATATTTTAGCCAAAGCGCCACACTTATTTATACCTTTGTAAAAGATGCAGCAAAGGTTTCAAGCTGAAATGCTTTGTGCTGATAATCAACAAAGGTTGCAGCATGCAGATTCTTTCTGTGCTGATAGAATGCATTTCTTCCTCTCAAAGCCAAGAATAACCTAACCCGCAGCTTTGGTATACCAACAACTGCATTTTCTAGGATCTTGACTTGCTGAGCAGTGCCACTGTAATACTAAAATAAACAATGAAGAAGAGGAAAGGAAAAAGggcaaaagaataaaagaagGAAGACGGCATGGCAAGCAAAGAATTGAAGGGGGGCGTGGCATGGACCATCCATCGATCATCTGTGCTGTCGTAAAGTTGCATCCACCTCAAGAGCAAAGAGCCATGGCTAATGATCCTAGGTGCTTCGCTTCCTACTCCTGCTACTGCAACCGCAACGCAAGCAGGCTCCTTTTACTTCAACTCACTGCCAACaaaccatccatccatcctcAGCTCCTCACATCACATCACGTGCCTTTGAGCTGCTGCTCCTATCCTACCCTCTCACATCACATCACGTGCCTCTGTGTGCTGCTGCTCCTATCCTACCCCAAGCACTGATCAGTGAGGCTAAGCACTTGGCCGGTGGCTGGCTTGCTCTCACCTAGATACAGATTGGGCAGATTGGCCCAGTGATCTCAACAGGCGTTGCGTAACCTCCCTACAAGCTAAACCACAGCGCTGTAATCTTCTTGCTCAGACAGTAGGCTACAGGTAGATGATGCTGCAGCCTGGGGCCATGGCTACGGACGGATAGACGGTGCAGAGTCGCAGAGACTGACCGCCGGCGACGATGCATAATGCAATGCGATGGCATTGCCGTGTGGTACACCGGTTGGGTTGGTTTGCTCGTACTACCGCTAcccggggggtgggggggcggCGTTGTTGCGCGGGAACAGACCAGCAGCAGGACAGGGCTCcccggtggcgggggcgggggctaCGACGCCTCACTTGCTTGTCACCGTCAGCGTCGCCATCGCCCGGCAGCCGCTGCTGCACAGGACTGCAGGTGCTTTCAATTCCTCGTGCCCCCACCGGTCCAAGATGCAGCGAACCGCCATACAGTCCACTGATAGCTCCGGCCTCCGGGGACTGACTCTTcgcaaggtaaaaaaaaaaaaaaaatctgcgaCGGTTACTCCGTAAAAGGTTCGTTAAAAACTTACAACTACTAGTAATCGCCATTGTACACGATCATAGTATGATCTGGTTGTAGAAGAACTGAGGCCAGTTGCACTTCCAGCTTGGTAAAAACTCCCAGTTTCAGAGTcgagaaggaaagaaaggagaGCATTTCAGATAGTATAGAAGTAAATTTTATGAGCCTACACACATTTTATAATCACCATGACGAGGCACCAGTTACTTCGTGCCGAGGTAAAACATTTTCGGACAGGACGGTAAAAGGGCTCGCGGCAGAAATTTAAAGGGACGGACGGTGCGTTGCGCACTGGTGCTCCGGCAAACAGACCACGCGGTACGTGAGTTCCACCACACGGGCGGAACAcacgggcagcagcagcagcagcgggcgcgggcgagagaGCGGTGGACGCGGGGGCGGGGAGGACGGCCGGGGATCTAGATctctcacctcacctcacctccactccaccagcgcACGCACCCTCCTCTCCCCGAGTCCAAACCTAGCCTCCCCCGAGtccacgccgccgtcgaccgCACCCCGCTCCtcccggcgcgcgccgcggcccaCGCTCCCTCCAGCTGCCGGATCCTCCGCCCGGCCGTACGGGTCGGCCCACTCCCGCCGCCAGCCGGCCGAAGTGCCCGCCCGCCAGTCCGCCGCCGCGTTGGCGCCGGTTCTCCGCCCTCGGCGTAGTCGGGGTGGAGTCGAGATCCATCGGGGCGCGGAGGGTGATCTCGTCTCGTGCTGGTGAGTAGCTCGAGCTCGCTCCGATGGAATGGATTTCACTTGCCTCTCCACGGCCTGCTTTTGCTTCTGCCTCTGCAAGTCTGCAATCTGCATCCGGTTAGTCTCGTCGCGGATTGGTTTGCCGCGTTGGCGCCGTACTGACCCAATCCTTGCGTTCGTAAGTAGCTTGGTTTGTTTTCCGTAATATATGAGTGCGCGAGATCAGCCTGCCGAGGTGCGGGCGCGGTTTATTTTCCCGGTAATTCGCGGGTGTCTGCTGGCCCCCAGTGCTGCATTGGGTGAGCCTGAGCATCGTGTCAGGACAGCCACCTGGGTTTGTGTGATTTGGCGGGCAATGCGGAAGTAAGTCAACAAGGGGGCAGGGGCCCTGTTCTGAGAATGTGAGCGCGGGTAGTGGGTGATCGAAATCTCTCGGGTTTTGGGCAAATTACTGTTGATCACCAGCCTAAGGAAAATAGTGGCACGATTGTACGACTGTTTGTGCCTCATGCTAGGCGAGAACACTAATCTGACTGCCACATTGttcccttctttctttctttcggaAATGGGTTGTGCCTCATTGGGTTAACTACATGTCGATCGATGGTTTCGTGCATGGATTGTTGAGGACCACACAAACTTCACACTGTTCTATTGGTGTTCTGCTGGAACAAATTATCAGTCGATCCAGTGCCATTGTTGGCCTTTTCCAGGATCTTCACATCCACTAGGTGGTGGCTTGCCTGAACTTTCCAGATCCAGGACACTCTGATCTGATTTATGGGCAGATGTACTACAGTAATCCACATTATGACAATATGCCACTTTCTGTGGGTTTCTGATTGACCGAGATTGGAAGAGGATTAGCTTAAATCAAATTTGCTCAAGAGTCAAACACTATTGTAACACATTGATGATTGCTGTAGATCATCTCTATGTGGATATGAACTGCAGTTTGCTTATAATTCATGTGATGCTTGGGTTCAAACTTGCCATTATTACTATGATATGAATTTGAGTGATAAAATTTGTTCTTTCTGATGAGTCTTAGTTGTATGCATAGTTTTCATTCATCAACATGGTGTTGTTAACTTGTTACTGTTGGTGGAAAACAGAATGTTCACTTGTTACTTCTGAATTCCAATTGATCTGAAAGATCTTTTGTTGGATACATGCTGTTAAGTTGGCAGTACAGAAATTTTTATGTTGTTGATACCGCTTGAGCTGTGGATGGTGAAAATGCTTGACATCATAAACTTCTAATCAACCATAGCTAATTACTGTTTTACTGTGCCAATGTGAGGTTTTATCAGGATTATTTAGTTTCATGTGACTGTTTTGATTTCTTCAAGCCATTCTGCATGTAATATATTCCTAGATCTATGGGTTTTATTTCCTGATTTTACTAAGAAATATTTCTGTTACACTTTGAATCATTTCCCACTGTTCATCTACTTATCTCATTGTATAACTTTGTAACCATGACAGGGCTGTTGTAATTTTGTCAAGCCCTAGAAGGGCAGCTTGTCTTTATTGAGTTGTTTCACAATGGCCTATGATGGAGATGGAGAACAAAGCCAGGATTATCTATTCAAAATCGTTCTGATCGGTGATTCCTCTGTTGGTAAATCAAACTTGCTAGCAAGATTTGCAAGGAATGAGTTCTACCCAAACTCCAAGTCCACTATAGGAGTGGAGTTCCAGACACAAAAGTTGGTAATTGATGGAAAGGAAATTAAAGCTCAGATATGGGATACTGCTGGACAAGAGCGCTTCAGAGCAGTTACATCTGCTTACTACCGAGGCGCTGTCGGAGCTCTCCTTGTTTATGATATTAGCAGACGCCAGACTTTTGATAGTGTTGGTCGATGGCTTAATGAACTGCACAGTAAGATCCACTATTTACCTAATTCTTAAGCATGGAATACACTCATTCCGATGAATCTTTCACTAGTTTATTTTCGATTAATGGGGCTGTGTGTTACAAGTCACAATTTCCTAGTCATCTAGAATGACTTTTGAGTTCTTAGCATTAATGTACTTGCCATCATGAACCAATTATCTCATGGCCGACCATGGACAAAAGCAAGATGCACTTAGTTTTAGATTTCAACACTCGGCCTTTTTTCTTATTATAGGTTTATGCTTTTACCTCATAATTTATTTCTGACTCATTTTTACCACAGCTCATTCCGATATGAATGTCGTCACAATCCTGGTGGGTAACAAAACCGACCTCAAGCATGCTCGCGAGGTGAGCACTGCGGAAGGCCAAGCGCTGGCTGAGGCTCAGGGCCTCTTCTTCATGGAAACCTCGGCCCTGGACTCATCAAACGTTGCAGCAGCTTTTCAAACTGTTGTTAAGGAGATCTACAGCATACTAAGCCGGAAGGTATTTCAATCTCAAGAGCAGAAGAGAAGCGAGCTGCAGTCATTGAGCAACGGGAAGGCTGTGGTGCTGCAGGGTGAGACCAATGAAACAAGCAGTGGTGGGAGGTGGTGCTGTTCCTCATAACCTGTAAGATCTCTCTCATATTCTGACCTTGCTTAAGCTTGCTCCATCTCTGTTCTCTTGACCATCAAATCCAGCTAGCATCGTCTTATTCCCAAACTTTTGTGTTGATGAATAATCTATCTTTCCAGGGCAGCCTGCGTTGAACGCGTAGGATTGGGAGACACATCTGGGTATGTAAGGTTCAGTCTGTGAAAAGTTGTTTTTCCATGTTCTTGTTCTAAAGGGTGAGGTGGGGCGAGGCTGCTTGTATGAAAGCTGTGTTTTCCGTCATGAGGAAATCAATGTATAGTTCGATTGATCCTTGGGAAGGTATTGATATACATGATTGTGTAAAGAGAAAGTGCGACCGACTGTTGTGTCATTCTGCATCATTCTAGTCTAGAAAGAAACCGTTCTTTCATTCATTCTACATCATCCTAGCCCCCAGGACACCTTCGTACGGTGATTTTCAGGTTCCAGGGAATGGCTGCGAAATATACGCTAAATTGTCATAGCGACATAGTGGCATCTGCTTCCATACCACAACTGTCGATGGTAGCGACTCAAGGCAGATAAGTtcaaaaacagaaagaaaaatgaaaatatcaAACGTTAGACAACAATATCGCAAGTGATCATGATATGCAGGATCAGGAACAGTATCATTTGTTACCGAGCACAGtcaatgatgaggacatcataAGATGTCATCGTCTTTGGGAGCAGTATCATCATGATTGGAGCGCGATAGCAACGTGAaagccaagcagcagcagcaagcatgaAAGCTGACTGAAACGTTTCAAAGTTGAAACCACAAGGACGGATCGCTAATCATCGCTAGGAACAGTGCCGCTGCAGATTCACATCTTCTGCGTTCCCTCTGATGCACGCATGCCAATTCCAGTCCATCTCATGAACCAAACAACAGCGGACTGAACAGTGAACACAGATGCCGTGCATCAAATAGTTATCTGGATGGCAACCCCAGCAGTCGTTCACTAGTTGGTAGCTTCCATGGTGGAACACGCCGTTAACCCTTCAATTTGCAGATCACTCAACTGATTGAAATATCTCAGATACATAATTTACTTTGTTCCCACTTTAACCAAGCTCTCATTGGCAAATCTGGATGGCAACCACAGCAGTTCTTCAGTAGTTGGTAGCTTCCATGGGTCACCGTCGTTCTCTCTTCAATTTGCAGTTCCCTCAACTGGTTGGATATCTCGGATATATAATTTACTATCTTCTCACTTTAACCAAGTTCTCATTGCCAAGCCCCCTTAGTTAAccg harbors:
- the LOC117842221 gene encoding uncharacterized protein isoform X1, which produces MTGVPPAAPGAEATAAASPAGERDEQASTSGATGSRGVPGRPEAPSRGGAGGEGPGRSAEGDEHARLVVAMPAPPPPAGVNAAYVPAPVPVQARPWPGSRSSIPWVRLVVGLLLLVLLGYAFLKWGLPFLSEKVIMPIIQWEAKSFRRPMLAVVIIASLALFPVVFLPSGPAMWLTGIIFGYGFGFLIIMAGITIGMSIPYWIGLLFRHRLNLWLEKKWPRQIALIKLAGEGSWFKQFRVVALLRISPFPYALLNYAVTVTEMKFNPYICGSLVGMIPDVFINIYSGRLIRTLAELNYHKHRMTTVEIVYNVVSVIVAVVFAIGFTIYARRTLDNMERSEGICVEPVGVPAVSTEFRDNLQGCSTARSVPIDVV
- the LOC117842221 gene encoding uncharacterized protein isoform X2, whose protein sequence is MSRQARQYASGATGSRGVPGRPEAPSRGGAGGEGPGRSAEGDEHARLVVAMPAPPPPAGVNAAYVPAPVPVQARPWPGSRSSIPWVRLVVGLLLLVLLGYAFLKWGLPFLSEKVIMPIIQWEAKSFRRPMLAVVIIASLALFPVVFLPSGPAMWLTGIIFGYGFGFLIIMAGITIGMSIPYWIGLLFRHRLNLWLEKKWPRQIALIKLAGEGSWFKQFRVVALLRISPFPYALLNYAVTVTEMKFNPYICGSLVGMIPDVFINIYSGRLIRTLAELNYHKHRMTTVEIVYNVVSVIVAVVFAIGFTIYARRTLDNMERSEGICVEPVGVPAVSTEFRDNLQGCSTARSVPIDVV
- the LOC117845024 gene encoding ras-related protein RABA5a; the encoded protein is MAYDGDGEQSQDYLFKIVLIGDSSVGKSNLLARFARNEFYPNSKSTIGVEFQTQKLVIDGKEIKAQIWDTAGQERFRAVTSAYYRGAVGALLVYDISRRQTFDSVGRWLNELHTHSDMNVVTILVGNKTDLKHAREVSTAEGQALAEAQGLFFMETSALDSSNVAAAFQTVVKEIYSILSRKVFQSQEQKRSELQSLSNGKAVVLQGETNETSSGGRWCCSS